ACCTTTCGTCGTACGAGGGTTAATTTTCGCCCTGACCCCGCAGGAACGCTTCCAACTCAGCGCCGATCTCGTCGGCGGTCGGCAACTCGGAGTCATCGGCAGCCAGCAGGCTGGGACGCTCCAGCGACCCCATATAGGCGTCGTACTGCTGCTCCAGCGCCGCGACTACAGGCTTGATCTCGGCCTTGTCGCGCAACTGCTCCTCGATAGCCACCCGGGCAGCTTCGGCGGAGGCATCCAGCTTCGCGCGGCGCAGCCGCAGCCCGGTCACCGCGACCACGCGATCGAGGGCTGCCGCAGCCGTCATCGGCAGTTCCATCTGCGCCAGGTAGTGCGGTACGTGCACGGCGAAGCCAACCGCGTCGTGCCCGCCCTCGCGCAGGCGTAACTCCAGCAGTCCATCGAAGCTAGCCGGTACGGCGACCTTCCCGAATGGACTCGGCGTGCCACCTATCAAAGAGTTGTCCGTGGCATGAGTCAATACGCCGATCGGGCGAGTATGCGGCACACCCATCGGGATGCCATGCATCGTAGTGATCGTGAGCGTGACGCCCAGTTCCTTCACCACGCCGAGCACCGCTGCCGCGACGCGCTCCCACTGATAATCGGGTTCGACCCCGCGTAGCAACAGAAACGCCGTGCCATCGACATCGGTCACCCGGTGCAGTTCGATACTCGGAGCGTCGTACGAGGCGTAGTGATCGGTATCGAAAACCATCGTGGGACGTCGTCCGCGGTAATCGACGACCTGGTCGACGTCGAAACTGGCGACCAGTTGGCTCTCGTGGTGTTCGAGGATGTAATCGGCCACCTGTTGCTGGGTGTGGCCGGCATCGACGAATCCGTCGAGGGCAACCAGCATGGTCGACGCCGACACTTCGTCGGCGTCGATGCCTTCGGCGTACGAGTAAATACCGTCAGGATTCAGCATTATCGAATACCTCAGCTATGTGTGCTCAAGAGTTGTCTGTTCTCAACTACTTGGTCGTGCGCGACTCCCCCGGACGGCGGGGGCATCTGGACGAGTCAACGTGCTGGGACCGTTTGCTATTCCCGTGTGAGCGAAGCAATCACGCCGCTCCGGTAATCACTGTTGCTAAGTACTGCTACTTAGCGTTACTTTATAGTGGTAGTCAACGACGCTAGGTAGGTAACCCGTGGCAAGCCAGATGACCGAGATGCTCAAAGGAACACTCGACGGGATCGTCCTCGCGCTGCTTGCCGACCGGCCCGCCTACGGATACGAAATCACGAGCTGGCTGCGCGATCGGGGCTTCACCGATATCGCCGAGGGGACCGTGTACGCACTCCTCGTGCGCATCGAACGGCGGGCGTTGGTCGACGTGGAGAAGGTGCCGTCAGAGAAGGGCCCGCCTCGCAAGGTCTACACCCTCAACCCGACTGGCCGAGCCCACCTGGACGAGTTCTGGCGCACCTGGAGCTTCCTCGCCGAAGTCATCGAGCAGCTCCGAACCCCCGGCGCCCGCGCGCCCCGTCAGACAGGAGAATAACCATGGTCGCGAAATGGATCGAGACGCTCACCGGACCACTTGAGCAGAAGAAGCAGTACCGAGAGGCGAAAGCCCGAATCCAGGCTCTACCCTCGCCATACCGCCAGACGGCCGACGCTCTCAACCGCTACTTGACGCTGTACGCGGCCGTCACCGACGGCGCCACACTGGTACAGATGCACTCGGATCTCGCCGACCTCCTCGAACGCGCGGCGGCGGACAACACCCCGGTTGGTGACGTGGTCGGCGACGACCCGGTCGACTTCGCCGAAACGTTCGCCTTGGCGTATGGCGGCAAGCAATGGATCGACAAGGAGCGCCAGCGCCTTATCCGTGCGATCGAGGACGCGAAGCGAGACGAACCGCAATGAGCACCGCGATCTCGACCAAGCCCGCGATTCACGTTCGCGGATTACGCAAGTCGTTCGGCGACGTCGAGGTGCTGCGCGACCTTGACCTCGACATCCCCCAGGGCTCCGTCCTCGCGCTATTGGGCTCAAACGGTGCCGGAAAGACGACGCTGATCCGGATCCTGTCGACGCTGATTCCTGCGGACAGTGGTACCACGACGGTGTGCGGGCATGATCTCGATGCGGCGCCGAGCGATGTGCGCGCCGCGATCAGTCTCACGGGACAGTTCGCCGCGGTGGACGAGGTACTCAGTGGCCGCGAGAACCTGCTGTTGATGGCTAAGTTGCGCCACCTTCAGAACCCCGCCGAGGCCACCGACGCACTCTTGGAGCGTTTTGCGCTAGCCGAGGTGGGTTCGCGCAGGGCCGGCAGATACTCCGGCGGCATGCGGCGTCGACTGGACATCGCGATGAGCCTGGTCGGCGACCCACCGATCGTGTTTCTGGACGAACCCACGACTGGCCTGGATCCACAGGCGCGTCTTGAGGTGTGGCGGACGATCCGAGCCCTGGTCGATGCCGGGACGACGATCCTGCTCACCACTCAGTACCTCGATGAGGCCGAGTACCTCGCCGACCGGATCGCGATTCTGCATGAGGGCACCATCATCCGCACCGGAACCCTGGCCGAACTCAAGAGCCTGCTGCCGACCGCCGAAATCGAGTACGTCGAAAAGCAACCCAGCCTCGAGGACGTATTCCTCTCACTCATCGAGGAACCGCGCCTGTCGCCTGAACCAGATTCGCTGCCGTCGGGGGCGACGCCCGAGGCCGACTCGGGAGGTTCATCATGACTGCGCACGCTCTGGCTGACACGCGAACACTGACCGCACGGTCGCTACGGCACGTGTTGCGCAGCCCTGACACGATCGTCACCACCGCGGTGACGCCCGTCGCGCTACTGCTGCTGTTCGTTTATGTGCTCGGCGGCGCGATCAACACCGGCAACGATGGCCCGTACATCAACTACCTACTGCCCGGCGTCCTGCTAATCACCATCGCGTCGGGCGTCGCATATACGGCATACCGGCTGTTCCTGGATCTACGCGGCGGACTGGTGCAGCGGTTCGGCTCGATGCCAATCGCGCGCTCAGCCATCCTGTGGGCACACGCGCTGACCTCCGTCGTGGCCACGATGGGCTCGGTCGTGCTGGTTGTCGCGATCGCCTTCCTGATGGGCTTTCGGACTTCTGCCACGGTCGGCGGGTGGCTGCTGGTCACCGCACTGCTGACGCTATTCGCACTGGCGTTGACCTGGCTCGCCGTGCTGGCTGGCTTATCGGCGAAGTCGGTCGACGGCGCGAGCGCGTTCAGTTATCCACTGATTTTTCTGCCGTTCATCAGTTCCGCGTTCGTACCAACCGACAGCATGCCCGGACCGGTTGCGTGGTTCGCCGAACATCAACCGGTCACGGCGATCGTGAACTCATTACGGGCGACATTTGCCGGCACCACGCCCGGTGCTGACCTGTGGCTCGCGCTCGGGTGGCTGCTCGCGATCCTCGCCGTGGCGTATATCGGGGCGGGCTCGTCGTACCGCCGGACTTTCCGTTAGTGCGGCGCGACGCCTCCTGACGCCTCGAAGCCGCACTCCCCCAGAGGGCACCCACCGGCCACACCTAAGGACTGCTCATGGGCATCCGCATCAACGTGACGAGCGTGCTCGTCGACGACCAGGCCAAAGCACTCGCCTTCTATACCGAGCAGCTCGGATTCGTCCCGAAAACCGACGTACCGGTGGGCGAGTTTCGCTGGTTGACCGTCGTCGGTCCCAACGAACCGGACGGGACGGAATTGCTGCTCGAACCCGACCAGCACCCGGCCGCGAAGGCGTTCAAGGAAGCACTCGTCGCCGACGGCATCCCCGCGACCTCGTTCGCGGTCGACGACGTGGCGCAAGTACACGCCACACTTTCCGCCCGCGGCATTCGCTTTACTCAGCAGCCAACCACGATGGGGCCGGTCGTCACGGTCGTCCTGGACGACACGTGCGGCAACCTCATCCAGCTCACCAGCCCTGCGTGAGCGCTTTAGTCGGTTGAGCGGACGCCCCTACACCGCGACGACTGGTCCGGGCGCTGCCCGTGAGCTGGCTAAGAACGCACAACGGAAGGCGTACGGTCCGCTCCGTGGGTCCGACGACAAGCCGGCGGCACCCGGGACCTCAGCGCTCGAGGGCTTTGTTGATCCGCTCCACTTTCGCGGTGAGTTGGTTGCTGAATCCGGGGCGGATATCGGCTTTCAGCACGAGTCCAACTCGCGGGGAGGACGCCGCGACCACGTCGACGGCCTTCTTCACAACAGCCATGACCTCGTCCCACTCACCCTCGATATTCGTGAACATCGAGTTCGTCTCGCACGGCAACCCGCTGTCGCGTACGACACGAACTGCCTCGGCAACGGCCTCGGTAACCGAGCCGTCGTCCGAGGTGGACGTCGGTGAAATCGAGAACGCGACGATCATGCTGACTCCTTATGAATAAGCGATTTAGGCGTCGAGGTCCGGGTAGCCATAGGAACCGTCCGGGACGACCTGGCGGCCACGCACCTGCAGTTTGCGATTACCCGCCCACACAACCAGGCCGGCGACGGCGACCGCAACGGTGCCCACACCGAATGCCAGGTTCGGCGAGTACTCATCGGTCACGACGCCGGACAACGACGTACCGACCGCGACACCCAGCGCGAGCATCGTGCCGAGCCAGGTGAATCCCTCGTTGGTCTGCTCACGCGGCACAATCTCCTCGCAGATCGTGAACATCGTGATCAGCGAGGGCGACACCGCGATACCGCAGACGGCGACGAACAGCGTCATCAGCCAGATATTCGAGATGATCAGGGTCGGCAACGTCGCGAGCGTAAGCGCACCGAG
The sequence above is a segment of the Cumulibacter soli genome. Coding sequences within it:
- a CDS encoding PAC2 family protein; the encoded protein is MLNPDGIYSYAEGIDADEVSASTMLVALDGFVDAGHTQQQVADYILEHHESQLVASFDVDQVVDYRGRRPTMVFDTDHYASYDAPSIELHRVTDVDGTAFLLLRGVEPDYQWERVAAAVLGVVKELGVTLTITTMHGIPMGVPHTRPIGVLTHATDNSLIGGTPSPFGKVAVPASFDGLLELRLREGGHDAVGFAVHVPHYLAQMELPMTAAAALDRVVAVTGLRLRRAKLDASAEAARVAIEEQLRDKAEIKPVVAALEQQYDAYMGSLERPSLLAADDSELPTADEIGAELEAFLRGQGEN
- a CDS encoding PadR family transcriptional regulator; protein product: MASQMTEMLKGTLDGIVLALLADRPAYGYEITSWLRDRGFTDIAEGTVYALLVRIERRALVDVEKVPSEKGPPRKVYTLNPTGRAHLDEFWRTWSFLAEVIEQLRTPGARAPRQTGE
- a CDS encoding DUF1048 domain-containing protein, yielding MVAKWIETLTGPLEQKKQYREAKARIQALPSPYRQTADALNRYLTLYAAVTDGATLVQMHSDLADLLERAAADNTPVGDVVGDDPVDFAETFALAYGGKQWIDKERQRLIRAIEDAKRDEPQ
- a CDS encoding ABC transporter ATP-binding protein: MSTAISTKPAIHVRGLRKSFGDVEVLRDLDLDIPQGSVLALLGSNGAGKTTLIRILSTLIPADSGTTTVCGHDLDAAPSDVRAAISLTGQFAAVDEVLSGRENLLLMAKLRHLQNPAEATDALLERFALAEVGSRRAGRYSGGMRRRLDIAMSLVGDPPIVFLDEPTTGLDPQARLEVWRTIRALVDAGTTILLTTQYLDEAEYLADRIAILHEGTIIRTGTLAELKSLLPTAEIEYVEKQPSLEDVFLSLIEEPRLSPEPDSLPSGATPEADSGGSS
- a CDS encoding ABC transporter permease translates to MTAHALADTRTLTARSLRHVLRSPDTIVTTAVTPVALLLLFVYVLGGAINTGNDGPYINYLLPGVLLITIASGVAYTAYRLFLDLRGGLVQRFGSMPIARSAILWAHALTSVVATMGSVVLVVAIAFLMGFRTSATVGGWLLVTALLTLFALALTWLAVLAGLSAKSVDGASAFSYPLIFLPFISSAFVPTDSMPGPVAWFAEHQPVTAIVNSLRATFAGTTPGADLWLALGWLLAILAVAYIGAGSSYRRTFR
- a CDS encoding VOC family protein — encoded protein: MGIRINVTSVLVDDQAKALAFYTEQLGFVPKTDVPVGEFRWLTVVGPNEPDGTELLLEPDQHPAAKAFKEALVADGIPATSFAVDDVAQVHATLSARGIRFTQQPTTMGPVVTVVLDDTCGNLIQLTSPA
- a CDS encoding thiamine-binding protein, translating into MIVAFSISPTSTSDDGSVTEAVAEAVRVVRDSGLPCETNSMFTNIEGEWDEVMAVVKKAVDVVAASSPRVGLVLKADIRPGFSNQLTAKVERINKALER